The following coding sequences lie in one Spinacia oleracea cultivar Varoflay chromosome 1, BTI_SOV_V1, whole genome shotgun sequence genomic window:
- the LOC130459150 gene encoding two-component response regulator-like PRR37: MSHNSCQNTPVIMMSSLDSTSLVLKCLSKGAADFLAKPIRKNELKNLWQHVWRRCHSSSGSNGDSCIRNEKSIGAKCADESNNDTGSNNENDKRSIGLQAKDGSGNGSGTQVH; this comes from the exons ATGAGTCACAACAGCTGCCAGAATACTCCTGTCATTA TGATGTCATCTCTTGATTCAACTAGTTTAGTCTTAAAATGCTTGTCCAAGGGTGCTGCTGACTTTCTGGCGAAGCCTATAAGGAAAAATGAACTTAAAAACCTTTGGCAGCATGTATGGAGGAGATGCCACAGT tCTAGTGGTAGCAATGGTGACAGCTGCATACGGAATGAAAAATCTATTGGTGCCAAATGCGCTGATGAGTCGAACAATGACACTGGCAGCAACAACGAAAATGACAAAAGAAGTATTGGTTTACAAGCTAAGGATGGAAGTGGCAATGGAAGTGGCACTCAGGTACATTGA